Proteins from one Candidatus Desulfovibrio trichonymphae genomic window:
- the rplM gene encoding 50S ribosomal protein L13, producing MKTFSPTPKDINRQWFVVDAQRQILGRLASQIAHRLRGKHKPEFAPHMDNGDFIVVVNCEKIKVTGAKLTDKKYYRHSGWVGSLKTTVLGDILADKPARVLMHAVRGMLPRNRLGRAMLKKLKIYAGAEHPHAPQNPQPLTLPY from the coding sequence ATGAAGACGTTCAGTCCCACACCTAAAGATATTAACCGCCAGTGGTTTGTGGTTGACGCGCAGAGGCAGATTCTCGGCCGTCTTGCCAGTCAGATTGCTCATCGCCTGCGCGGCAAGCACAAGCCGGAATTCGCGCCGCATATGGACAACGGCGACTTTATCGTGGTTGTCAACTGTGAAAAAATAAAAGTAACCGGTGCGAAACTGACGGATAAAAAATACTACAGGCACTCCGGCTGGGTAGGGAGCCTCAAGACGACGGTTCTCGGCGATATTCTGGCCGACAAGCCCGCCCGTGTGCTGATGCACGCAGTGCGCGGCATGCTGCCCAGAAACCGTTTGGGACGCGCCATGCTGAAAAAACTCAAAATTTATGCCGGCGCTGAACATCCGCACGCGCCGCAGAATCCGCAGCCCCTGACGTTGCCTTATTAA
- the dapB gene encoding 4-hydroxy-tetrahydrodipicolinate reductase — protein sequence MSTAIVVVGADGRMGKTVGNLVTADLAYSLAGLVDRAEHLQALSCAGCPVDDNLEAVLPKAPGAVIVDFTAPSVSLQSARVAASTGHALVVGTTGFTDAQMGRLRKLAEKTPIFWSSNMSVGVNVLLKILPGLARTLGEGYDIELVELHHNRKKDAPSGTALTLGACLAQARGWDFGKARRVSRDGITGERPKAQIGVQAVRGGDVVGVHTIYFMGQGERIEVTHHAHSRENFAQGALRAAAWLAGRTAGKIYGMQDIFSQI from the coding sequence ATGAGTACGGCGATCGTCGTTGTTGGCGCTGACGGGCGTATGGGCAAAACCGTCGGCAATCTTGTTACGGCGGACCTGGCTTACAGTCTGGCAGGGCTTGTTGACCGCGCGGAGCATCTGCAAGCCCTGTCTTGTGCGGGTTGCCCTGTGGACGACAATCTGGAAGCGGTTTTGCCCAAGGCGCCGGGAGCGGTTATTGTTGACTTTACAGCGCCGTCCGTGAGTTTGCAGTCTGCGCGTGTCGCGGCGAGTACGGGGCATGCCCTTGTTGTCGGCACCACCGGTTTTACGGATGCGCAAATGGGCAGGTTGCGAAAATTGGCTGAAAAAACGCCAATTTTTTGGTCGTCCAATATGAGCGTCGGCGTAAATGTGTTGCTGAAAATCCTGCCGGGGTTGGCGCGCACGCTGGGCGAGGGCTATGATATTGAACTGGTGGAACTGCACCACAACCGCAAGAAAGACGCCCCCAGCGGCACGGCCCTGACGCTCGGCGCCTGTCTGGCACAGGCCAGGGGCTGGGATTTCGGAAAGGCGCGGCGCGTCTCCCGCGACGGCATCACAGGAGAGCGGCCCAAAGCCCAGATAGGTGTTCAGGCTGTGCGCGGCGGTGATGTTGTGGGCGTGCACACCATATATTTTATGGGACAGGGCGAACGCATAGAAGTGACCCATCATGCCCACTCCCGCGAAAATTTTGCGCAAGGGGCTTTGCGGGCCGCCGCCTGGCTTGCCGGCCGTACTGCCGGCAAGATTTACGGCATGCAGGATATTTTCAGTCAGATATAG